In the genome of Deinococcus yavapaiensis KR-236, one region contains:
- a CDS encoding Y-family DNA polymerase has product MNSTFGTSRTFVVCVRLEPFALWHARRSLGFAGPPVVVTRGGRVAHASDAATSLGVRVGMPLHAATSGAPELAHEEEAPPLLAGAWEALLQDLFAYSPKVEPLGEGRALLTVTLGAARELAAFLHARVGAAPSRESALLAAACAAEGTCVTVQRSGEDDFLRCVPVDALRVVGLSEANARRLRLLGVSSAFELARWSKAQLAAFLGEDARFLRPFLFGPRGDVVRSFRSAPRVEVGFDFEEPVTEPGAWEEVLSLLAGEALQELRGRLAARLSVRVRTEGGWLEGVRTAKEPLRDAGRIARLAFLALESARVGGLGVDRVELHLGGLARAARQGGLWEREAPVAATDAVLARFPDALVRARVLDEDAFSSDARFEWLGWRDGERRGRRVPGAARPLRGPRPPEPDTAEPTFRLGANYADGGSA; this is encoded by the coding sequence CGGGTCCGCCGGTCGTCGTCACGCGCGGCGGGCGCGTCGCGCACGCCAGCGACGCGGCGACGTCGCTCGGCGTGCGCGTCGGGATGCCGTTGCACGCCGCGACGTCGGGCGCTCCGGAGCTCGCGCACGAGGAGGAGGCGCCGCCGCTTCTGGCGGGCGCGTGGGAAGCGCTGCTGCAAGACTTGTTCGCGTACTCGCCGAAGGTGGAGCCGCTGGGCGAGGGACGGGCCCTGCTCACGGTGACGCTCGGCGCGGCGCGTGAGCTCGCGGCCTTTCTGCACGCGCGCGTGGGCGCCGCGCCTTCACGTGAAAGCGCGCTTCTCGCGGCAGCGTGCGCGGCCGAAGGAACGTGCGTCACGGTGCAGAGGAGCGGCGAGGACGACTTTTTGCGGTGCGTGCCCGTGGACGCCTTGCGCGTCGTGGGCTTGAGCGAGGCGAACGCGCGACGGCTGCGTCTGCTGGGCGTGTCGAGCGCCTTCGAGCTCGCGCGCTGGAGCAAGGCGCAACTCGCCGCGTTCCTGGGGGAAGACGCGCGTTTCCTGCGACCGTTCCTGTTCGGACCGCGCGGCGACGTCGTGCGTTCGTTTCGCTCGGCGCCACGCGTCGAGGTCGGCTTCGACTTCGAAGAGCCCGTCACGGAGCCGGGCGCGTGGGAGGAGGTGCTGAGTCTCCTCGCCGGAGAAGCGCTGCAAGAACTTCGCGGGCGGCTCGCGGCGCGGCTCTCGGTGCGCGTCCGCACCGAGGGCGGGTGGCTGGAGGGCGTGCGAACCGCGAAGGAGCCGCTGAGGGACGCGGGCCGAATCGCGCGGCTCGCGTTCCTCGCCCTCGAGTCGGCTCGGGTGGGCGGACTGGGCGTGGACCGCGTCGAACTGCACCTTGGCGGCCTCGCGCGGGCCGCGAGGCAAGGCGGGCTGTGGGAGCGCGAGGCGCCCGTGGCGGCGACGGACGCGGTGCTCGCCCGCTTTCCGGACGCCTTGGTACGAGCGCGCGTGCTCGACGAGGACGCGTTCTCGTCCGACGCGCGCTTCGAGTGGCTCGGCTGGCGCGACGGCGAGCGGCGAGGACGGCGCGTTCCCGGTGCGGCCCGACCGCTGCGCGGCCCGCGCCCGCCCGAGCCGGACACCGCCGAGCCGACCTTCCGGCTCGGCGCGAACTACGCGGACGGAGGGAGCGCGTGA
- the dnaE gene encoding DNA polymerase III subunit alpha, whose translation MSQALRLVSSKDLTVQLDARTARLDALLTARSFFSFGAGVRSAKSLVRRAADLGFSAVGLADEGEVGGAVELASAAKERGVKGLVGATVPVRFEGEAFPIVLIAASRSGYRNLNEFLTLLKADSSRVPDARILAELSGDLFCLTGGRDGFPTALFARRRLPDVLRHLDLLRGVFRDRLFVQVYHERAPGDTRRRDYLRALARDVGLPLVAAPDVRLVEATDFPLLDALTCARLGIDVTTPHAARPRNDATLLQSPETYGRLLPFPDALANASRIARECDLDLLAERVTPPKCHRAPGTTPHKHLERLCYAALAGKYEPGRLRDAERRLRYELAVVRSLDLAEFFLTAFEVAEFCRSRGILAAGRGSAAASVLCYLLGVTNVDPIEHDLCFERFLHTGKTEMPDVDFDISSARRREVIAWVEERWGHAAEAMVANRITYRLPSAVQDLGRALGMPPAQRDRLSRALGRDFRSLRPASAARASVVFDEVLGDAPVKFVLLDLLARMEPGFVRHLAPHSGGVVLSGEVLAHFSPVSRSSGGLKILSFDKDDVEKLGLIKLDLLGLRMLSALERAREDVVRLTNEWIDFRALPNDPRVWEDIRAGDTMGLFQIESPGQVRLSTQLRPRDLTGLAHQIALFRPGPIQSDTVHPYTRRARGLESVPRQPEPLKSLLQGTHGVILFQEQVLRILVRVCGFDWNEAARMRKALSNSEDEEELAQLRARFVAAAVSHSGWTEQDAAACFAMCAAFRGYGFAESHAWAFAQHSYASAWLRRHHPAPFWAGVLAEHPGMWPLSTLAAEARRFGVKLLRVCVNRSSTRHKAEGTHALRLPFVGVKGISDEVAREIVLERHARGKFGGVDDFHARVRVERDVAEALVLAGAFDDLHESRRAALHRVGVLWNAGPSGRAPLLLPVEDTPTLPMLSDAELLALNYATKGLSEDGMHPLDLLRAELRDLGCESLSTLRLGERVRTAGLIVARQKPPTARGVAFFVLEDRETRVQIVIRPDLWEANRVLLRDAAALIVQGVVYGAGRARALAAERVEALEVSVRTRGYDYG comes from the coding sequence GTGTCGCAGGCGTTGAGGCTGGTCTCGTCGAAGGACCTCACGGTTCAGCTCGACGCTCGAACGGCGCGCCTCGACGCGCTGCTGACCGCGCGCAGCTTCTTCTCGTTCGGGGCGGGCGTGCGCTCGGCGAAATCACTCGTGCGCCGAGCGGCCGACCTCGGCTTCTCGGCCGTGGGACTCGCCGACGAAGGCGAGGTCGGCGGCGCGGTGGAACTCGCCTCGGCCGCCAAGGAGCGGGGCGTGAAGGGGCTCGTCGGCGCGACCGTACCCGTTCGCTTCGAAGGCGAAGCGTTTCCGATCGTGCTGATCGCCGCGTCGAGAAGCGGCTACCGCAACCTTAACGAGTTCCTGACGCTCCTCAAGGCCGATTCGTCACGCGTTCCGGACGCGCGCATTCTCGCCGAGCTTTCCGGCGACCTCTTCTGCCTCACGGGCGGGCGAGACGGATTTCCGACGGCGCTGTTCGCTCGGCGGCGTCTGCCCGACGTGCTGCGGCACCTCGACCTTCTCAGGGGCGTGTTTCGCGACCGCCTGTTCGTGCAGGTGTACCACGAGCGCGCGCCGGGCGACACGCGTCGGCGCGACTACCTGCGGGCGCTGGCGCGCGACGTCGGCTTGCCGCTCGTGGCGGCGCCCGACGTGCGGCTCGTCGAGGCGACGGACTTTCCCCTGCTCGACGCCCTCACGTGCGCGCGCCTCGGAATCGACGTGACGACGCCGCACGCGGCGCGGCCTCGCAACGACGCGACGCTGCTGCAAAGCCCCGAGACGTACGGACGGCTTCTTCCCTTTCCGGACGCCCTCGCCAACGCGTCGCGCATCGCGCGCGAGTGCGACCTCGACTTGCTCGCCGAGCGAGTCACGCCGCCGAAGTGTCACCGCGCGCCGGGCACGACGCCGCACAAGCACTTGGAGCGCTTGTGCTACGCCGCCCTCGCGGGCAAGTACGAGCCCGGGCGTTTACGAGACGCCGAGCGGCGTCTGCGTTACGAACTCGCCGTGGTGCGGTCGCTCGACCTCGCCGAGTTCTTCTTGACGGCCTTCGAAGTCGCCGAGTTCTGCCGTTCGCGCGGCATCCTCGCGGCTGGACGCGGATCGGCGGCGGCGTCGGTGCTGTGCTACCTGCTCGGCGTCACGAACGTCGATCCGATCGAGCACGACTTGTGCTTCGAGCGTTTTTTGCACACCGGCAAGACCGAGATGCCCGACGTGGACTTCGACATCTCCTCGGCGCGGCGCCGCGAGGTGATCGCGTGGGTGGAGGAGCGCTGGGGACACGCGGCGGAGGCGATGGTCGCCAACCGAATCACGTATCGTCTGCCGAGCGCCGTGCAGGACCTCGGGCGGGCCCTCGGGATGCCGCCCGCGCAACGCGACCGCTTGTCGAGGGCGCTCGGACGCGATTTTCGTTCCCTGCGGCCCGCCAGTGCCGCTCGGGCGAGCGTGGTGTTCGACGAGGTGCTCGGTGACGCGCCCGTGAAATTCGTGCTGCTCGACCTCTTGGCGCGTATGGAGCCGGGATTCGTGCGGCACCTCGCTCCGCACAGCGGCGGCGTGGTGCTCAGCGGCGAGGTCTTGGCGCACTTCTCGCCCGTGAGCCGAAGTTCGGGCGGTCTCAAGATCTTGTCGTTCGACAAGGACGACGTCGAGAAGCTCGGCCTCATCAAGCTCGACCTCTTGGGCCTCAGGATGCTGTCGGCCTTGGAGCGCGCCCGCGAGGACGTCGTGCGCCTCACGAACGAGTGGATCGACTTCCGAGCGCTTCCGAACGATCCGCGCGTTTGGGAGGACATTCGCGCGGGCGACACGATGGGCCTGTTTCAAATCGAGAGTCCCGGTCAGGTGCGCCTCTCGACGCAACTTCGGCCGCGCGACCTCACGGGACTCGCGCATCAAATCGCCCTCTTTCGACCGGGACCGATTCAAAGCGACACTGTCCATCCGTACACGCGTCGCGCGCGCGGTCTCGAGTCCGTGCCGCGCCAACCCGAACCGCTGAAGTCGCTGTTGCAAGGCACGCACGGCGTCATCCTCTTTCAAGAGCAGGTGCTGCGCATTCTCGTTCGAGTCTGCGGCTTCGACTGGAACGAGGCGGCGCGGATGCGCAAGGCGCTGTCGAACAGCGAGGACGAGGAGGAACTCGCGCAGTTGCGGGCGCGTTTCGTGGCGGCGGCGGTGTCTCACTCGGGCTGGACCGAGCAGGACGCGGCGGCGTGCTTCGCGATGTGCGCCGCGTTTCGCGGCTACGGATTCGCGGAAAGTCACGCGTGGGCGTTCGCGCAGCACAGTTACGCCTCGGCGTGGCTGCGCCGCCATCACCCCGCGCCGTTTTGGGCAGGTGTCCTCGCCGAGCATCCCGGCATGTGGCCCTTGTCGACCCTCGCGGCGGAAGCGAGGCGCTTCGGCGTGAAGCTCCTGCGCGTGTGCGTGAACCGCAGTTCGACGCGGCACAAGGCGGAAGGCACGCACGCGCTGCGTCTGCCCTTCGTGGGCGTGAAGGGCATCTCGGACGAGGTGGCGCGCGAGATCGTCTTGGAGCGCCACGCGCGCGGCAAGTTCGGAGGCGTCGACGACTTTCACGCGCGCGTACGCGTCGAGCGGGACGTGGCGGAAGCCCTCGTCCTCGCCGGGGCGTTCGACGACCTTCACGAGAGTCGGCGCGCGGCGCTTCACCGCGTCGGGGTGCTGTGGAACGCGGGGCCGAGCGGACGCGCGCCGCTGCTGCTGCCTGTGGAGGACACGCCGACGTTGCCGATGCTGAGCGACGCGGAGCTTCTCGCGCTGAACTACGCCACGAAAGGCTTGTCCGAGGACGGCATGCATCCGCTCGACTTGCTGCGCGCCGAGTTGCGCGACCTCGGCTGCGAGAGCTTGTCGACGCTGCGGCTCGGCGAGCGGGTACGCACGGCGGGCCTCATCGTCGCGCGGCAAAAGCCGCCGACGGCGCGAGGCGTGGCGTTCTTCGTGCTCGAAGACCGTGAAACGCGCGTGCAAATCGTGATCCGCCCGGACTTGTGGGAAGCCAACCGCGTGCTGCTGCGCGACGCCGCCGCGTTGATCGTGCAGGGCGTCGTGTACGGCGCGGGGCGGGCGCGCGCCCTCGCCGCCGAGCGGGTGGAGGCGCTGGAGGTCTCGGTGAGGACGCGCGGCTACGACTACGGTTGA
- a CDS encoding 5'-methylthioadenosine/adenosylhomocysteine nucleosidase, which yields MRIGIIGAMREEIELLSAELRGREVTRHLGCEFERGELDGRDVVLTVCGIGKVNAAMTTVALLSQGVGAVIFTGVAGGVDPRLQVGDVVVSTDLVQHDVDVTPLKYEIGLVPGESLAWTADEDLRRAAVEAASTLEGVAVLEGRVVSGDQFIADKAKVRWLRETFGAACAEMEGASVAQVCAKFGVPFVVIRSMSDTADGSADVDYPAFMPVVAKRAKAVVRAMLPKL from the coding sequence ATGAGAATCGGGATCATCGGCGCGATGCGCGAGGAAATCGAGTTGTTGTCGGCAGAGTTGCGAGGACGCGAGGTCACGAGGCACCTCGGCTGCGAGTTCGAGCGAGGCGAGTTGGACGGACGGGACGTCGTCTTGACCGTGTGCGGCATCGGAAAGGTGAACGCGGCGATGACGACCGTGGCGTTGTTGTCGCAAGGCGTGGGGGCCGTGATCTTCACGGGCGTAGCGGGCGGCGTGGACCCCCGCCTGCAGGTCGGGGACGTCGTCGTGAGCACGGACCTCGTGCAGCACGACGTGGACGTCACGCCGCTGAAGTACGAGATCGGCCTCGTTCCCGGCGAGTCGCTCGCGTGGACGGCCGACGAGGACTTGCGGCGCGCGGCGGTCGAGGCGGCGTCGACGCTGGAAGGCGTGGCCGTTTTGGAGGGGCGCGTCGTGAGCGGCGACCAGTTCATTGCGGACAAGGCGAAGGTGCGTTGGCTGCGCGAGACGTTCGGCGCGGCGTGCGCCGAGATGGAAGGCGCGAGCGTCGCGCAGGTGTGCGCGAAGTTCGGCGTGCCGTTCGTGGTGATCCGCTCTATGAGCGACACGGCGGACGGCTCGGCCGACGTGGACTACCCGGCGTTCATGCCGGTCGTGGCGAAGCGCGCCAAAGCCGTCGTGCGCGCGATGCTGCCGAAGTTGTGA
- a CDS encoding CidA/LrgA family protein, which translates to MKADAVLSLVAGLGMLLGFAALGEGVARALQLPLPGSVVGMALLWSALSLGLVKLAWVERAADALLSVLGLLFVPAGAGLVAYLGQWRAMGGWLLIVALGVLIGSAVAGLLAARLAR; encoded by the coding sequence TTGAAGGCCGACGCGGTCCTCTCGCTCGTGGCCGGCCTCGGGATGCTGCTGGGCTTCGCGGCGCTCGGAGAAGGTGTGGCGCGCGCGTTGCAGTTGCCCTTGCCGGGCTCGGTCGTCGGGATGGCGCTGTTGTGGAGCGCGCTCTCGCTGGGACTCGTGAAGCTCGCCTGGGTGGAGCGCGCGGCGGACGCGTTGCTGTCGGTCCTGGGCTTGCTGTTCGTTCCGGCGGGCGCGGGCCTCGTCGCGTACCTCGGGCAGTGGCGCGCCATGGGCGGCTGGTTGCTGATCGTGGCTCTCGGCGTGCTGATCGGGTCGGCCGTGGCGGGCTTGCTCGCCGCGAGGCTGGCGCGGTGA
- a CDS encoding LrgB family protein — translation MTALLAALTLLGYALGFALARRTRFPLANPTLIGVLIVMIGLLAWRVPYATYADANTFLTFLLTPAVVALAVPMYRQRALLRREWRALILGGGAGTLTAMLVGWLGGSLLGLERGVHLAATTASATSPVALAVNREVGGSAALAATLAIVAGLVGASLGPAWLTRLGVTGLVARGVAIGSVSHGIGTARVRDEGEAAGAASSLGVGLGALTVTLVMALVARAG, via the coding sequence GTGACGGCTCTTTTGGCGGCCTTGACGCTGCTGGGGTACGCCTTGGGCTTCGCCTTGGCGCGCCGCACCCGCTTTCCCCTCGCCAATCCCACCTTGATCGGCGTGCTGATCGTGATGATCGGGCTGCTCGCTTGGCGCGTTCCGTACGCGACGTACGCCGACGCGAACACGTTCCTGACGTTCCTGCTCACCCCGGCGGTCGTGGCGCTCGCCGTGCCGATGTACCGTCAGCGGGCCTTGCTGCGGCGCGAGTGGCGCGCGCTGATCCTCGGAGGCGGCGCGGGCACCCTCACCGCCATGCTCGTCGGGTGGCTCGGCGGAAGCTTGCTGGGCTTGGAGCGCGGCGTACACCTCGCCGCGACGACGGCGAGCGCCACGTCACCCGTGGCGCTCGCCGTGAACCGAGAGGTCGGCGGATCGGCGGCCCTGGCGGCCACCCTCGCGATCGTGGCAGGTCTCGTCGGGGCGAGCCTCGGTCCCGCGTGGCTCACGCGCCTCGGCGTGACAGGCCTCGTCGCGCGGGGCGTCGCGATCGGCAGCGTCTCTCACGGAATCGGCACGGCGCGCGTGCGCGACGAAGGCGAAGCGGCAGGCGCGGCGAGTAGCCTCGGCGTAGGCCTCGGCGCGCTCACCGTGACGCTCGTCATGGCGCTGGTGGCGCGGGCAGGGTGA
- a CDS encoding ATP-binding protein — translation MPEPPLVSVPSSPLDFLSSPCWACDSNGRLIFANRALHALLGADVLTFDVVRDALHPDDRAPTLDALSAGRERREHVEQEARLRSASGEYRWHCIQSDPGLWEGRAVIFCVMHDIDALKGTEAALKESETRLRTALDGARLGLWEYEPASGREAWFGVQRELFGVSDVGDVHAIEDFYRLVHPDDIASVRAHEKAAMAGDVPFDIEFRVVRADGLVRWLRGVGQVERDETNTPTRLIGINYDVTERKEAEARLALLAHAGEVLSADLDVNATLERLADLAVPQLGDWCAVYVPRPDGTLRPLAFAHQDEGQKRLAARYFAAFPTRQDGAGAVARTFNDASPMVVPIITDEMLDAAPLPEEQRTLLRAFGLRSSLTVPLVLRGRVLGVLSLTRASSASPYGPSDVSFALELGRRAALALENARLYDEARSYGEQLERRVKERTHELDARNAALEAFAELSRDLTLERDPVALVGRAQEILVSLLPNGVSTYYERDGSRWRLKSHRGTFHNPELLPALSRGLPLGNTPNVDRPFESRTPFYQDVYDPDTARVVREHLTNVGSTASLPVLVGDDVRGVLIVGVYERRPWSAAERALLETAVRALGIALTRSAAVSALQAEREALAKRTVDLERANRDLEQFAYIASHDLQAPLRAATSFAGLLEREYGERLDARGQTFLNHIVEGGQHMKRLVDDLLAFSRLGTTMRPPKPVAASAAVELARRRLRAEFEVSGALLTFGDLPTVLADEDQLALLFEHLLSNAVKFHRRHVPPRVSITVERDGDCWCFHVADNGLGIEPRYFEKIFQIFQRLHPASRYEGTGVGLAIAKKIVERHGGRITVESRPGEGSTFSFTLPAPPAP, via the coding sequence GTGCCCGAGCCGCCCCTCGTGAGCGTGCCTTCCTCGCCGCTCGACTTCCTCTCCTCTCCGTGCTGGGCGTGCGATTCGAACGGACGTCTCATCTTCGCCAATCGCGCGCTTCACGCTCTGCTGGGCGCCGACGTCCTCACCTTCGACGTCGTGCGAGACGCCTTGCATCCCGACGACCGCGCGCCGACCCTCGACGCTTTGAGCGCGGGGCGAGAGCGTCGCGAACACGTGGAACAAGAAGCGCGGTTGCGCTCGGCGAGCGGCGAGTACCGCTGGCACTGCATCCAAAGCGACCCCGGCCTTTGGGAAGGACGAGCGGTCATCTTCTGCGTGATGCACGACATCGACGCGCTCAAGGGAACGGAGGCCGCCCTCAAGGAGAGCGAGACGCGGCTGCGAACCGCCCTCGACGGCGCGCGGCTGGGCTTGTGGGAGTACGAGCCTGCCAGCGGACGCGAAGCCTGGTTCGGCGTGCAACGCGAGTTGTTCGGCGTGAGCGACGTCGGCGACGTCCACGCCATCGAGGACTTCTACCGCCTCGTGCATCCCGACGACATCGCGAGCGTCCGAGCCCACGAAAAAGCCGCGATGGCGGGCGACGTGCCGTTCGACATCGAATTCCGCGTCGTACGAGCCGACGGACTCGTGCGCTGGTTGCGCGGCGTCGGGCAAGTCGAGCGTGACGAGACGAACACCCCGACGCGCCTGATCGGCATCAACTACGACGTCACCGAGCGCAAGGAGGCCGAAGCTCGCCTCGCCCTGCTCGCGCACGCGGGAGAAGTGCTGTCCGCCGATCTCGACGTGAACGCGACCTTGGAACGCCTCGCCGACCTCGCCGTTCCGCAACTCGGCGATTGGTGCGCCGTGTACGTTCCGCGTCCAGACGGCACCTTGCGGCCCTTGGCGTTCGCGCACCAAGACGAAGGACAAAAGCGTCTCGCGGCGCGGTACTTCGCGGCCTTCCCGACGCGTCAGGACGGCGCGGGCGCCGTCGCCCGCACCTTCAACGACGCGTCGCCCATGGTCGTGCCGATCATCACCGATGAAATGCTCGACGCGGCGCCGCTTCCCGAAGAGCAGCGAACGCTGCTGCGCGCCTTCGGCCTGCGCTCCTCGCTCACCGTTCCGCTCGTGCTGCGCGGACGCGTGCTCGGCGTGCTGAGCCTCACGCGGGCCTCGTCGGCGAGTCCTTACGGCCCGTCCGACGTGTCGTTCGCCCTCGAACTCGGTCGGCGCGCCGCCCTCGCGCTCGAAAACGCCCGCCTGTACGACGAGGCGCGTTCGTACGGCGAGCAACTCGAGCGGCGCGTCAAAGAGCGCACCCACGAACTCGACGCGCGCAACGCCGCCCTCGAAGCGTTCGCCGAGCTTTCGCGTGACCTTACCTTGGAGCGCGACCCCGTCGCGCTCGTGGGTCGCGCGCAAGAGATTCTCGTGTCCTTGCTGCCCAACGGCGTCAGCACCTACTACGAGCGCGACGGAAGTCGCTGGCGTCTCAAGTCCCACCGAGGGACGTTTCACAACCCCGAATTGCTTCCCGCCTTGTCACGCGGCCTGCCTCTCGGGAACACACCCAACGTCGATCGCCCGTTCGAGTCCCGCACGCCCTTCTATCAAGACGTGTACGACCCGGACACGGCCCGCGTCGTACGCGAACACCTCACGAATGTCGGGTCGACGGCGTCGCTGCCCGTCCTCGTCGGAGACGACGTGCGCGGCGTCCTGATCGTCGGCGTGTACGAGCGCCGCCCGTGGTCGGCGGCCGAGCGCGCCCTCTTGGAGACCGCCGTGCGCGCCCTCGGTATCGCCTTGACGCGCTCGGCCGCCGTGTCGGCGTTGCAAGCCGAACGCGAAGCCCTCGCCAAGCGCACGGTGGACCTCGAACGCGCCAACCGCGACCTCGAGCAGTTCGCGTACATCGCCAGCCACGACCTTCAAGCGCCGCTGCGGGCCGCGACGAGTTTCGCGGGACTGCTCGAGCGCGAGTACGGCGAGCGGCTCGACGCCCGCGGACAGACGTTCTTGAACCACATCGTGGAGGGCGGGCAGCACATGAAGCGCCTCGTGGACGACCTGCTGGCGTTCTCGCGCCTCGGAACGACGATGCGGCCGCCCAAGCCCGTCGCGGCGTCGGCCGCCGTGGAACTCGCGCGAAGGCGTTTGCGCGCCGAGTTCGAGGTGTCGGGTGCCCTCCTGACTTTCGGCGACCTGCCGACCGTTCTCGCCGACGAGGATCAACTCGCGCTGCTGTTCGAACACCTCTTGTCGAACGCCGTGAAGTTCCACCGCCGCCACGTGCCGCCGCGCGTGTCGATCACCGTCGAGCGCGACGGCGACTGCTGGTGTTTCCACGTCGCCGACAACGGCCTCGGCATCGAGCCGCGCTACTTCGAAAAGATCTTCCAGATCTTCCAGCGCCTGCATCCCGCCAGTCGCTACGAGGGAACGGGCGTCGGCCTCGCGATCGCGAAGAAGATCGTGGAGCGCCACGGCGGACGCATCACGGTGGAGAGCCGGCCCGGCGAAGGCAGCACCTTCTCGTTCACCCTGCCCGCGCCACCAGCGCCATGA
- a CDS encoding MATE family efflux transporter, with the protein MQVAPASSSHPPTSERRQIARIAVPVSLEMIFALLLGFIDQIIVGRLGALAIASVGFANSVTFIGILALGSLGAGAAILTARLHGAENRDSISRVTSATLVIGVIIAAVLAVPLLLLAPTFLQLVGAPREVAQSGTPYFQIVVGALPLVVIGGIASAVLRSLGHARTPMVVTIIGVLVNTVLGYALVFGLGAVPALGLAGAAWATLVAQLIKAVVLLWQLYGPRDLVDWRLPERLGAWKTTTRDLFHFTLPLAFTEVAWSVGTFLYAFLFGRLSVNALASSQIVNTLEGIFIVGSFGLGAATTALVGQAVGSGDATLAARRVRLLLNTGAVTGVAFGLLFAASALALGVFYPKVADEVLTFAVWGILINAAFQWVKVQNMIRGMGVLPSGGDTRGVIVGDVIGAFLVGLPLAYLLAFPLGFGVLGLFWARIFEEIAKLAVFALRTKRISWGKVVEGQKEVVTS; encoded by the coding sequence ATGCAAGTCGCTCCTGCTTCATCTTCCCACCCACCGACTTCCGAGCGACGGCAAATCGCGCGCATCGCCGTGCCCGTCAGCCTCGAGATGATCTTCGCGCTTCTCCTCGGCTTCATCGACCAGATCATCGTCGGACGCCTCGGCGCCCTCGCCATCGCCTCCGTCGGCTTCGCCAACTCCGTGACCTTCATCGGCATCCTCGCGCTCGGCTCGCTCGGCGCGGGCGCCGCCATCCTCACCGCGCGCCTGCACGGCGCCGAGAACCGAGACAGCATCTCCCGCGTCACGAGCGCCACCCTCGTCATCGGTGTGATCATCGCGGCCGTGCTCGCGGTGCCCCTCCTGCTGCTCGCCCCGACGTTTCTGCAACTCGTCGGCGCGCCCCGCGAAGTCGCCCAATCGGGCACGCCGTACTTCCAGATCGTCGTGGGCGCGTTGCCCCTCGTCGTGATCGGCGGCATCGCCAGCGCCGTGCTGAGGTCGCTTGGACACGCCCGCACGCCCATGGTCGTCACGATCATCGGCGTGCTCGTCAACACGGTCCTCGGTTACGCCCTCGTGTTCGGCCTCGGCGCCGTGCCCGCGCTCGGCCTCGCCGGGGCGGCGTGGGCGACGCTCGTCGCGCAGCTCATCAAGGCGGTCGTGCTGCTGTGGCAGCTCTACGGGCCGCGCGACCTCGTCGACTGGCGCCTTCCCGAACGCCTCGGCGCTTGGAAGACCACCACGCGAGACCTCTTCCACTTCACGCTGCCCCTCGCCTTCACGGAAGTCGCGTGGAGCGTCGGGACGTTTCTGTACGCCTTTCTCTTCGGACGCTTGTCGGTGAACGCCCTCGCGTCCAGCCAGATCGTCAACACCCTCGAAGGCATCTTCATCGTCGGCTCGTTCGGCCTCGGCGCCGCCACCACCGCGCTCGTCGGGCAAGCGGTCGGCAGCGGTGACGCCACCCTCGCCGCGCGGCGCGTCCGCCTGCTGCTCAATACCGGCGCCGTCACGGGCGTGGCCTTCGGTCTGCTGTTCGCCGCCAGCGCCCTTGCCCTCGGCGTCTTCTATCCCAAGGTCGCCGACGAAGTCCTCACGTTCGCCGTGTGGGGCATCCTCATCAACGCCGCCTTTCAGTGGGTGAAGGTGCAGAACATGATTCGCGGCATGGGCGTGCTGCCGTCCGGCGGCGACACGCGGGGCGTCATCGTCGGAGACGTCATCGGAGCGTTCCTCGTCGGGTTGCCGCTCGCGTACCTGCTGGCGTTTCCGCTGGGATTCGGAGTCCTGGGATTGTTCTGGGCGCGCATCTTCGAGGAGATCGCGAAGCTCGCCGTGTTCGCCTTGAGGACGAAGCGAATTTCGTGGGGCAAGGTCGTCGAGGGACAAAAGGAAGTCGTCACGAGTTGA